A region of Lacinutrix sp. Hel_I_90 DNA encodes the following proteins:
- a CDS encoding BlaI/MecI/CopY family transcriptional regulator, with protein sequence MKQLTKAEEDIMHVLWQLDAANVKQIIEQLPEPKPAYNTVSTIVRILESKGFVDYKKQGKGHIYFPLLKKEVYSNQSINKLVDNYFQGSFKSMVSFFMKKNDISLNEMESILKDINKKE encoded by the coding sequence ATGAAACAATTGACAAAGGCAGAAGAGGACATCATGCACGTATTGTGGCAATTGGACGCGGCTAATGTGAAACAAATAATAGAGCAGCTTCCAGAACCTAAACCAGCCTATAATACGGTATCAACTATTGTTAGAATTTTGGAAAGTAAAGGTTTTGTAGACTATAAAAAACAAGGTAAGGGTCATATTTATTTCCCATTGTTAAAAAAAGAAGTCTATAGTAATCAATCTATTAATAAGTTAGTAGATAATTATTTTCAAGGGTCTTTTAAAAGTATGGTCTCATTTTTTATGAAAAAGAATGACATTAGTTTAAACGAGATGGAGTCCATTTTAAAAGATATTAATAAAAAAGAATAG
- a CDS encoding response regulator — protein MEQRTIRILMTDDHPMIIEGYQNTLLATKKESQNLIIDVASNADESIKAIKYSIDTKKPYDIYFFDVSIPASSDGRYQSGIDLAAYVNDRSPQSKVIILTMFEEAYRITKILNEINPEGFLIKSDLTASELSSAFQRVLNHEVFYSSTVNTTIRKMQPYKIDIDSINHEILYLISTGIKTKDIAKHVNMSLSAVEKRKKQLKIIFAVDDGKDETLMEEAKSKGFIS, from the coding sequence ATGGAGCAAAGAACCATTAGAATTTTAATGACCGACGATCATCCAATGATTATAGAAGGTTATCAAAACACCTTACTTGCCACTAAAAAAGAGTCTCAAAACCTTATTATTGATGTTGCATCAAATGCAGACGAATCTATTAAAGCCATTAAATACTCTATAGATACTAAAAAGCCATACGATATTTACTTTTTTGATGTTAGCATTCCAGCCTCTAGTGATGGTCGCTATCAATCAGGAATTGATTTAGCAGCGTATGTAAATGACCGTTCACCGCAATCTAAAGTGATTATTCTGACGATGTTTGAGGAAGCGTACAGAATTACTAAAATTTTAAACGAAATTAATCCAGAAGGCTTTTTAATAAAAAGTGATTTAACAGCAAGCGAACTGTCGAGTGCTTTTCAGCGGGTATTAAACCATGAAGTTTTTTATAGTAGCACTGTAAACACAACAATTAGAAAAATGCAGCCCTACAAAATTGATATTGATAGTATCAATCATGAAATTTTATACCTTATTTCTACGGGTATTAAAACAAAAGATATTGCTAAGCACGTAAATATGTCTTTAAGTGCTGTCGAAAAACGAAAAAAGCAGCTTAAAATTATTTTTGCTGTCGATGATGGAAAAGATGAAACCTTAATGGAAGAAGCAAAAAGTAAAGGATTTATTAGCTAG